The following proteins are encoded in a genomic region of Drosophila miranda strain MSH22 chromosome 4, D.miranda_PacBio2.1, whole genome shotgun sequence:
- the LOC108163827 gene encoding serine-rich adhesin for platelets isoform X6 — MEVATTNNHSQSHHHHHHHLQAVAAVAAQSHGSVGVGGGGGVSGSGSRSPFQREVREWQRIDPNTGALFSGRLEADRWINGPLNSYGKISDSQNISQPNGTQHTQRKQLEVLKARTANGAMQVIRTQTVQKTSSTSTSRGWATSSTSTTTRTSNGHLGSSTDPSPPCHMPSIWAPPSISRPSSQSVDICELSDDNSSLSGSLSSDVGIVSPSASASASMSTLSKRNGQELIDDHVDFVVINGEASDQDADDVVVAHLHKLGHNLLPDTAPSLKLSNLMKSSSSISSQSSNNSNLTTATATAGNTHRSAGKISLHAIVGPESSSSTTSTPSLSLSSAWAKQQQQADLYGQPPASSSSSRVGVSQAQPQPGTGAGSDADVAVVVGSTPTRLRRDLESFRHYNDDAANDDDLRLSARHQRRQQVSQSVYAPPLAAIGTGLGLQRSRSISTDDLSNDWERNEEQEQEPGEWRRVSKLRRSFQSQDHYKTASKTSTITRPRPLDLPSNSVSVARMRAELENGRRLNTAMRNNHVDLAALDTILNNPQQTTKPTVAKRNTFLTAESLQEIRGKLKKLSDESLYKEDFLAYHQARPKLREQSEELHVPVQVAAPLPAPSAFRPVHNTHSLQSRQRQKDTSSSEWHLRRKSYGFEKMSPPEDKSIFRVDASTDSGLGRSGEQLGNWSPTERERERTAAAAAATAHLNNGGGTIIHFGRLPKPPASPANEGELSKRHSIAVEETWRDIRKTSQVHVNGGTVATTSTSTTNSSSHLQRSSAQKRVEFCKTEVHFAAESGRVNIVETDGKPPPTNNFRRRRRTTASGPLQSLVKSASAGTNGSSSSSTSSRTSHDNVTHFGDDPQRRKTIATSTVAYRATLMDPPEVVSQPTSTSTSTATSSQVTVTTLAKPVLEPRFSLTESTSRNSYTSTSGVDTTDNETDELSNIRGILKNKPVKPKPYHLGENIESADVLWSVPAMKGERESPSGRDSGITSDSPISVKSVAERIRIVEQRQQNQKQPSPAGNGYSTKINVSLGTDEWPESGTHHYSPLHRRPSAQELLLEDLRHHQRILDEGLKSTSLIMKTMRSASEFDEAMRRLSIASIESALIQPSIVVPTPMLRSHSYQEETSSSRRTSTTSITSSDLFASALYDSLPRTPLAPPRLKLLGNTQIPVSQQLTQLRRLYDAAEQDEDSADEEVKRYFRDNNNSDSGGGTQASSSPEPSAMHHHQQADVFKGSEYSSSWSRLKAKRTIWKIEAQDQMLQRADLPKSNVMNIALHSPRVEKPKATPPTLRIGQLIPVAKPRTLFIQPQPTSVETPGDESGSESLKIVKEARGARKLREHELSYFGVQQQQQQKQQQTKLSSPCTNPRRTLPSRSKLSHSEEVAPTTTTTKWQLLNDRPDLLRHSPQDNDYEDDDDDDDDEHCYENIANELTTTFRVKSPSPSPSRSRSPGSYERKTDLQRDAQILSEMTRNADQTLKALSDEAAIKDQRRRSCSLQRRSGKPLETIDEKVNKVHNGDRQSLSVARGTFASEARRNSRQSTPSPTPTRARSSSQSSIECCPRDRSRSSSRESNTQGAGSSDDQATKHRAERLRMRTPKREKSRQEHLEHRSSRHTHASKPRSSSSATAHAAVATSSLEAKRSSHHSSHRLREVEHSIENKHSSGSRLLRSSRVSDESRSRQSALRERERERDRERSRGSEKHREELTRSRELLVLGLLIMGATQPQRMSKRYRSLQSL; from the exons ATGGAAGTGGCTACAACAAACAATCACAGTCAgagccatcatcatcatcatcatcatctgcaGGCTgtggcagcagtggcagcccAGTCCCATGGcagtgttggtgttggtggtggCGGGGGggtctccggctccggctcccgTTCCCCCTTTCAGCGTGAGGTGCGTGAATGGCAACGCATCGATCCCAATACTGGTGCCCTGTTTAGCGGACGTTTGGAAGCAGATCGCTGGATAAATGGACCACTGAACAGCTACGGCAAG ATATCCGATTCCCAAAACATCTCACAGCCAAACggcacacagcacacacaaCGCAAGCAGTTGGAGGTGCTGAAGGCACGCACCGCCAACGGCGCCATGCAGGTGATACGCACCCAGACAGTACAAAAGACCTCATCCACCAGCACATCGCGTGGTTGGGCCACATCCTCCACATCAACCACGACCCGCACCAGCAACGGCCACCTCGGCAGCAGCACTGATCCTTCTCCGCCATGCCATATGCCGTCCATCTGGGCCCCGCCATCCATTTCGAGGCCTTCCTCTCAGAGTGTTGACATCTGTGAGCTTAGCGATGATAATAGCAGTCTCAGTGGCAGTCTCAGCAGCGATGTTGGCATCGTATCCCCATCCGCGTCTGCATCCGCGTCCATGTCCACGCTGAGCAAGCGCAATGGCCAGGAGCTCATCGACGATCATGTTGATTTTGTTGTGATTAATGGTGAAGCCAGCGATCAAGACGCTGACGACGTCGTCGTCGCTCATTTGCACAAACTCGGCCACAATTTGTTACCCGATACAGCTCCAAGTCTGAAATTGAGTAATCTAATG AAAAGCAGTTCGAGTATTTCCAGCCAAAGCAGCAacaattcaaatttaacaaCTGCAACAGCCACAGCGGGCAACACCCACAGAAGTGCGGGCAAAATAAGCCTACATGCAATTGTTGGACCagaatcatcatcatccaccACATCCACaccgtcgttgtcgttgtcgtccgCATGggccaagcagcagcagcaggccgaCTTATATGGCCAGCcaccagccagcagcagcagcagtcgcgTGGGTGTATCCCAAGCTCAGCCGCAGCCTGGTACTGGAGCTGGATCTGATGCTGACgtagctgttgttgttggtagTACGCCAACGCGACTTCGTCGTGATTTGGAAAGTTTCCGGCATTATAACGATGACGCTGCCAACGACGATGATTTGCG GCTCAGTGCACGGCATCAGCGTCGCCAGCAGGTGTCCCAGTCGGTCTACGCACCACCCTTGGCAGCCATCGGCACAGGACTGGGACTCCAGCGATCACGCTCCATATCCACGGATGATCTCAGCAACGATTGGGAGCGGAACGAGGAGCAGGAACAGGAGCCAGGCGAGTGGCGACGCGTCAGCAAGCTGCGTCGCTCCTTTCAGTCGCAGGATCATTACAAGACAGCCTCGAAGACGTCCACCATCACACGGCCCCGTCCCCTGGACTTGCCCAGCAATTCGGTGAGTGTGGCCCGCATGCGAGCGGAGCTGGAGAACGGTCGCCGCCTGAACACGGCCATGCGGAACAATCACGTGGATCTGGCCGCCCTCGACACCATTTTGAACAACCCACAACAAACGACCAAGCCGACGGTGGCCAAGAGGAACACTTTCCTCACGGCCGAATCCCTGCAGGAAATACGCGGCAAGCTGAAGAAACTCTCCGACGAGAGCTTGTACAAGGAAGACTTCCTCGCATATCACCAGGCCAGACCCAAGCTCAGGGAACAATCCGAGGAGTTGCACGTTCCCGTGCAAGTGGCTGCCCCACTGCCTGCACCCTCCGCCTTCCGACCCGTCCACAACACCCACAGTCTGCAGTCGCGCCAGCGTCAGAAGGACACCAGCTCCAGTGAATGGCATTTGCGTCGAAAGTCCTACGGCTTTGAGAAGATGTCGCCACCGGAGGATAAGAGTATCTTTCGGGTGGATGCCTCCACGGACAGTGGACTGGGACGCTCGGGCGAGCAGCTGGGCAATTGGTCGCCCACGGAAAGGGAACGAGAGCGCACCGCAGccgcggcagcagcaacagctcatctgaacaatggtggaggcacCATTATACACTTTGGACGCCTGCCCAAGCCCCCTGCCAGTCCTGCCAACGAGGGGGAGCTGAGCAAACGGCACTCCATCGCCGTGGAAGAGACCTGGCGCGACATTCGCAAGACATCGCAGGTGCATGTGAATGGTGGGACTGTAGCtaccaccagcaccagcaccactAATAGCAGCAGTCACCTTCAGCGGAGTAGTGCCCAGAAGCGAGTGGAATTCTGCAAGACAGAGGTACACTTTGCCGCCGAATCGGGCCGGGTGAACATTGTCGAGACAGATGGCAAGCCGCCGCCCACGAATAACTTTCGCCGACGACGACGCACCACCGCCAGCGGACCGCTTCAGAGTCTCGTGAAGTCAGCCAGTGCCGGGACCAAcggcagcagtagcagcagcacctCGAGCAGAACAAGCCACGACAATGTGACCCACTTTGGGGATGATCCACAGCGACGTAAGACGATAGCCACCAGCACAGTGGCATATAGAGCCACTCTCATGGATCCCCCGGAGGTGGTTAGCCAGCccacatcgacatcgacatcgacagcAACATCATCCCAGGTGACAGTCACGACATTGGCCAAACCAGTTCTAGAGCCACGCTTCAGTCTGACGGAGTCGACGTCACGGAACAGCTACACCTCGACCAGTGGCGTGGATACGACAGACAATGAAACGGATGAGCTGTCCAACATTCGGGGGATACTCAAGAACAAGCCGGTGAAGCCGAAACCCTATCATCTGGGGGAGAATATCGAGAGTGCCGATGTCCTGTGGAGTGTCCCGGCAATGAAGGGGGAACGGGAGAGTCCCTCAGGCAGGGATAGTG GAATCACTAGTGACTCTCCTATATCAGTTAAATCGGTGGCCGAACGCATACGGATTGTGGAACAGCGACAACAAAACCAGAAGCAACCCTCGCCCGCAGGCAATGGATACTCGACGAAGATCAATGTGAGCCTGGGCACGGATGAGTGGCCAGAATCAG GCACACACCATTATTCTCCACTCCATCGTCGTCCCAGTGCCCAGGAGTTATTGCTGGAGGACCTGCGCCATCATCAGCGTATCCTGGATGAGGGCCTCAAGTCCACGTCGCTCATCATGAAGACCATGCGCTCGGCCAGCGAATTCGATGAGGCTATGCGACGCCTGAGCATTGCCTCGATCGAGTCCGCCCTGATCCAGCCCTCCATTGTAGTACCCACGCCGATGCTGCGCTCCCACAGCTACCAGGAGGAGACGTCATCCTCGCGCCGCACTTCGACCACCTCCATAACGAGCAGCGATCTCTTTGCCAGTGCACTGTACGATTCGTTGCCTCGCACACCGTTGGCGCCGCCGCGTCTCAAGCTGCTAGGCAACACTCAGATACCCGTGAGCCAGCAGTTGACCCAGCTCCGGCGGCTGTACGATGCCGCCGAGCAGGACGAGGACAGTGCCGATGAGGAAGTTAAGCGATACTTTcgcgacaacaacaacagcgacagcggcGGCGGCACCCAGGCCAGCTCCTCCCCGGAGCCATCAGCAatgcatcatcatcagcaggcGGATGTGTTCAAGGGAAGCGAGTATTCGAGCAGCTGGAGCCGCTTGAAGGCGAAGCGCACCATCTGGAAGATTGAGGCACAAGATCAGATGCTGCAGCGAGCAG ATCTACCCAAATCGAATGTTATGAACATAGCCCTCCATTCGCCGCGTGTGGAGAAGCCCAAGGCCACGCCTCCCACTCTGCGCATTGGCCAGCTCATTCCAGTGGCCAAGCCGCGTACCCTCTTCATTCAGCCGCAGCCAACGTCTGTGGAGACCCCTGGAGACGAGTCCGGCAGCGAGTCCCTAAAGATTGTCAAGGAAGCGCGGGGTGCACGCAAACTCCGCGAACATGAACTCTCCTACTTTGGAgtccagcaacagcagcagcagaagcagcagcaaacgaAACTTTCCTCGCCCTGTACGAATCCCAGAAGAACGCTGCCTTCGCGCAGCAAATTAAGCCACTCGGAGGAGGTGGCACCCACAACGACGACCACCAAGTGGCAGTTGCTCAACGATCGACCAGACCTGCTAAGGCACAGTCCACAGGACAACGActacgaagacgacgacgatgatgatgatgatgagcaCTGTTATGAGAACATTGCCAACGAGTTGACCACAACATTCCGGGTGAAGTCGCCATCGCCCTCGCCTTCGCGATCCCGATCCCCCGGCAGCTACGAGCGGAAGACAGACCTGCAAAGGGATGCACAGATCCTGAGCGAAATGACCCGTAACGCTGATCAAACTTTGAAG GCTCTATCTGATGAAGCGGCCATCAAGGATCAGCGACGACGATCGTGCTCACTGCAGCGTCGCAGTGGAAAACCCCTGGAAACCATCGACGAGAAGGTCAACAAGGTCCACAATGGGGATCGTCAATCGCTGAGTGTGGCTCGTGGCACCTTCGCCTCGGAGGCGCGTCGCAATTCACGACAGTCCACGCCCTCGCCCACGCCTACACGGGCACGCAGCTCCTCCCAATCGTCCATCGAGTGCTGTCCCCGTGACCGGTCCCGATCCAGCTCCCGCGAGTCGAACACGCAAGGCGCCGGCTCCTCGGACGACCAGGCCACCAAGCACCGGGCCGAGCGTCTGCGCATGCGCACCCCAAAACGCGAGAAGTCGCGTCAGGAGCATCTCGAGCATCGATCCAGCCGGCACACGCACGCCAGCAAGCCCAGATCGAGCTCAAGCGCCACAGCCCATGCTGCGGTTGCCACTTCCTCGTTGGAGGCGAAACGTAGCTCCCATCACAGTTCTCACCGTCTTCGAGAGGTGGAACACTCCATCGAGAACAAACACAGCTCGGGAAGTCGTCTGCTACGATCCTCACGTGTCAGCGATGAGAGTCGATCGCGTCAGAGTGCCCTACGCGAACGGGAACGAGAACGGGATAGAGAACGCTCCCGGGGCAGCGAGAAGCATCGCGAAGAGCTGACACGTTCTCGGG AATTACTCGTTTTGGGCTTGCTTATTATGGGTGCCACACAGCCCCAGAGGATGAGCAAACGTTATAG GTCACTCCAGTCGCTCTAG
- the LOC108163827 gene encoding serine-rich adhesin for platelets isoform X8, protein MEVATTNNHSQSHHHHHHHLQAVAAVAAQSHGSVGVGGGGGVSGSGSRSPFQREVREWQRIDPNTGALFSGRLEADRWINGPLNSYGKISDSQNISQPNGTQHTQRKQLEVLKARTANGAMQVIRTQTVQKTSSTSTSRGWATSSTSTTTRTSNGHLGSSTDPSPPCHMPSIWAPPSISRPSSQSVDICELSDDNSSLSGSLSSDVGIVSPSASASASMSTLSKRNGQELIDDHVDFVVINGEASDQDADDVVVAHLHKLGHNLLPDTAPSLKLSNLMKSSSSISSQSSNNSNLTTATATAGNTHRSAGKISLHAIVGPESSSSTTSTPSLSLSSAWAKQQQQADLYGQPPASSSSSRVGVSQAQPQPGTGAGSDADVAVVVGSTPTRLRRDLESFRHYNDDAANDDDLRLSARHQRRQQVSQSVYAPPLAAIGTGLGLQRSRSISTDDLSNDWERNEEQEQEPGEWRRVSKLRRSFQSQDHYKTASKTSTITRPRPLDLPSNSVSVARMRAELENGRRLNTAMRNNHVDLAALDTILNNPQQTTKPTVAKRNTFLTAESLQEIRGKLKKLSDESLYKEDFLAYHQARPKLREQSEELHVPVQVAAPLPAPSAFRPVHNTHSLQSRQRQKDTSSSEWHLRRKSYGFEKMSPPEDKSIFRVDASTDSGLGRSGEQLGNWSPTERERERTAAAAAATAHLNNGGGTIIHFGRLPKPPASPANEGELSKRHSIAVEETWRDIRKTSQVHVNGGTVATTSTSTTNSSSHLQRSSAQKRVEFCKTEVHFAAESGRVNIVETDGKPPPTNNFRRRRRTTASGPLQSLVKSASAGTNGSSSSSTSSRTSHDNVTHFGDDPQRRKTIATSTVAYRATLMDPPEVVSQPTSTSTSTATSSQVTVTTLAKPVLEPRFSLTESTSRNSYTSTSGVDTTDNETDELSNIRGILKNKPVKPKPYHLGENIESADVLWSVPAMKGERESPSGRDSGITSDSPISVKSVAERIRIVEQRQQNQKQPSPAGNGYSTKINVSLGTDEWPESDLPKSNVMNIALHSPRVEKPKATPPTLRIGQLIPVAKPRTLFIQPQPTSVETPGDESGSESLKIVKEARGARKLREHELSYFGVQQQQQQKQQQTKLSSPCTNPRRTLPSRSKLSHSEEVAPTTTTTKWQLLNDRPDLLRHSPQDNDYEDDDDDDDDEHCYENIANELTTTFRVKSPSPSPSRSRSPGSYERKTDLQRDAQILSEMTRNADQTLKALSDEAAIKDQRRRSCSLQRRSGKPLETIDEKVNKVHNGDRQSLSVARGTFASEARRNSRQSTPSPTPTRARSSSQSSIECCPRDRSRSSSRESNTQGAGSSDDQATKHRAERLRMRTPKREKSRQEHLEHRSSRHTHASKPRSSSSATAHAAVATSSLEAKRSSHHSSHRLREVEHSIENKHSSGSRLLRSSRVSDESRSRQSALRERERERDRERSRGSEKHREELTRSRELLVLGLLIMGATQPQRMSKRYRSLQSL, encoded by the exons ATGGAAGTGGCTACAACAAACAATCACAGTCAgagccatcatcatcatcatcatcatctgcaGGCTgtggcagcagtggcagcccAGTCCCATGGcagtgttggtgttggtggtggCGGGGGggtctccggctccggctcccgTTCCCCCTTTCAGCGTGAGGTGCGTGAATGGCAACGCATCGATCCCAATACTGGTGCCCTGTTTAGCGGACGTTTGGAAGCAGATCGCTGGATAAATGGACCACTGAACAGCTACGGCAAG ATATCCGATTCCCAAAACATCTCACAGCCAAACggcacacagcacacacaaCGCAAGCAGTTGGAGGTGCTGAAGGCACGCACCGCCAACGGCGCCATGCAGGTGATACGCACCCAGACAGTACAAAAGACCTCATCCACCAGCACATCGCGTGGTTGGGCCACATCCTCCACATCAACCACGACCCGCACCAGCAACGGCCACCTCGGCAGCAGCACTGATCCTTCTCCGCCATGCCATATGCCGTCCATCTGGGCCCCGCCATCCATTTCGAGGCCTTCCTCTCAGAGTGTTGACATCTGTGAGCTTAGCGATGATAATAGCAGTCTCAGTGGCAGTCTCAGCAGCGATGTTGGCATCGTATCCCCATCCGCGTCTGCATCCGCGTCCATGTCCACGCTGAGCAAGCGCAATGGCCAGGAGCTCATCGACGATCATGTTGATTTTGTTGTGATTAATGGTGAAGCCAGCGATCAAGACGCTGACGACGTCGTCGTCGCTCATTTGCACAAACTCGGCCACAATTTGTTACCCGATACAGCTCCAAGTCTGAAATTGAGTAATCTAATG AAAAGCAGTTCGAGTATTTCCAGCCAAAGCAGCAacaattcaaatttaacaaCTGCAACAGCCACAGCGGGCAACACCCACAGAAGTGCGGGCAAAATAAGCCTACATGCAATTGTTGGACCagaatcatcatcatccaccACATCCACaccgtcgttgtcgttgtcgtccgCATGggccaagcagcagcagcaggccgaCTTATATGGCCAGCcaccagccagcagcagcagcagtcgcgTGGGTGTATCCCAAGCTCAGCCGCAGCCTGGTACTGGAGCTGGATCTGATGCTGACgtagctgttgttgttggtagTACGCCAACGCGACTTCGTCGTGATTTGGAAAGTTTCCGGCATTATAACGATGACGCTGCCAACGACGATGATTTGCG GCTCAGTGCACGGCATCAGCGTCGCCAGCAGGTGTCCCAGTCGGTCTACGCACCACCCTTGGCAGCCATCGGCACAGGACTGGGACTCCAGCGATCACGCTCCATATCCACGGATGATCTCAGCAACGATTGGGAGCGGAACGAGGAGCAGGAACAGGAGCCAGGCGAGTGGCGACGCGTCAGCAAGCTGCGTCGCTCCTTTCAGTCGCAGGATCATTACAAGACAGCCTCGAAGACGTCCACCATCACACGGCCCCGTCCCCTGGACTTGCCCAGCAATTCGGTGAGTGTGGCCCGCATGCGAGCGGAGCTGGAGAACGGTCGCCGCCTGAACACGGCCATGCGGAACAATCACGTGGATCTGGCCGCCCTCGACACCATTTTGAACAACCCACAACAAACGACCAAGCCGACGGTGGCCAAGAGGAACACTTTCCTCACGGCCGAATCCCTGCAGGAAATACGCGGCAAGCTGAAGAAACTCTCCGACGAGAGCTTGTACAAGGAAGACTTCCTCGCATATCACCAGGCCAGACCCAAGCTCAGGGAACAATCCGAGGAGTTGCACGTTCCCGTGCAAGTGGCTGCCCCACTGCCTGCACCCTCCGCCTTCCGACCCGTCCACAACACCCACAGTCTGCAGTCGCGCCAGCGTCAGAAGGACACCAGCTCCAGTGAATGGCATTTGCGTCGAAAGTCCTACGGCTTTGAGAAGATGTCGCCACCGGAGGATAAGAGTATCTTTCGGGTGGATGCCTCCACGGACAGTGGACTGGGACGCTCGGGCGAGCAGCTGGGCAATTGGTCGCCCACGGAAAGGGAACGAGAGCGCACCGCAGccgcggcagcagcaacagctcatctgaacaatggtggaggcacCATTATACACTTTGGACGCCTGCCCAAGCCCCCTGCCAGTCCTGCCAACGAGGGGGAGCTGAGCAAACGGCACTCCATCGCCGTGGAAGAGACCTGGCGCGACATTCGCAAGACATCGCAGGTGCATGTGAATGGTGGGACTGTAGCtaccaccagcaccagcaccactAATAGCAGCAGTCACCTTCAGCGGAGTAGTGCCCAGAAGCGAGTGGAATTCTGCAAGACAGAGGTACACTTTGCCGCCGAATCGGGCCGGGTGAACATTGTCGAGACAGATGGCAAGCCGCCGCCCACGAATAACTTTCGCCGACGACGACGCACCACCGCCAGCGGACCGCTTCAGAGTCTCGTGAAGTCAGCCAGTGCCGGGACCAAcggcagcagtagcagcagcacctCGAGCAGAACAAGCCACGACAATGTGACCCACTTTGGGGATGATCCACAGCGACGTAAGACGATAGCCACCAGCACAGTGGCATATAGAGCCACTCTCATGGATCCCCCGGAGGTGGTTAGCCAGCccacatcgacatcgacatcgacagcAACATCATCCCAGGTGACAGTCACGACATTGGCCAAACCAGTTCTAGAGCCACGCTTCAGTCTGACGGAGTCGACGTCACGGAACAGCTACACCTCGACCAGTGGCGTGGATACGACAGACAATGAAACGGATGAGCTGTCCAACATTCGGGGGATACTCAAGAACAAGCCGGTGAAGCCGAAACCCTATCATCTGGGGGAGAATATCGAGAGTGCCGATGTCCTGTGGAGTGTCCCGGCAATGAAGGGGGAACGGGAGAGTCCCTCAGGCAGGGATAGTG GAATCACTAGTGACTCTCCTATATCAGTTAAATCGGTGGCCGAACGCATACGGATTGTGGAACAGCGACAACAAAACCAGAAGCAACCCTCGCCCGCAGGCAATGGATACTCGACGAAGATCAATGTGAGCCTGGGCACGGATGAGTGGCCAGAATCAG ATCTACCCAAATCGAATGTTATGAACATAGCCCTCCATTCGCCGCGTGTGGAGAAGCCCAAGGCCACGCCTCCCACTCTGCGCATTGGCCAGCTCATTCCAGTGGCCAAGCCGCGTACCCTCTTCATTCAGCCGCAGCCAACGTCTGTGGAGACCCCTGGAGACGAGTCCGGCAGCGAGTCCCTAAAGATTGTCAAGGAAGCGCGGGGTGCACGCAAACTCCGCGAACATGAACTCTCCTACTTTGGAgtccagcaacagcagcagcagaagcagcagcaaacgaAACTTTCCTCGCCCTGTACGAATCCCAGAAGAACGCTGCCTTCGCGCAGCAAATTAAGCCACTCGGAGGAGGTGGCACCCACAACGACGACCACCAAGTGGCAGTTGCTCAACGATCGACCAGACCTGCTAAGGCACAGTCCACAGGACAACGActacgaagacgacgacgatgatgatgatgatgagcaCTGTTATGAGAACATTGCCAACGAGTTGACCACAACATTCCGGGTGAAGTCGCCATCGCCCTCGCCTTCGCGATCCCGATCCCCCGGCAGCTACGAGCGGAAGACAGACCTGCAAAGGGATGCACAGATCCTGAGCGAAATGACCCGTAACGCTGATCAAACTTTGAAG GCTCTATCTGATGAAGCGGCCATCAAGGATCAGCGACGACGATCGTGCTCACTGCAGCGTCGCAGTGGAAAACCCCTGGAAACCATCGACGAGAAGGTCAACAAGGTCCACAATGGGGATCGTCAATCGCTGAGTGTGGCTCGTGGCACCTTCGCCTCGGAGGCGCGTCGCAATTCACGACAGTCCACGCCCTCGCCCACGCCTACACGGGCACGCAGCTCCTCCCAATCGTCCATCGAGTGCTGTCCCCGTGACCGGTCCCGATCCAGCTCCCGCGAGTCGAACACGCAAGGCGCCGGCTCCTCGGACGACCAGGCCACCAAGCACCGGGCCGAGCGTCTGCGCATGCGCACCCCAAAACGCGAGAAGTCGCGTCAGGAGCATCTCGAGCATCGATCCAGCCGGCACACGCACGCCAGCAAGCCCAGATCGAGCTCAAGCGCCACAGCCCATGCTGCGGTTGCCACTTCCTCGTTGGAGGCGAAACGTAGCTCCCATCACAGTTCTCACCGTCTTCGAGAGGTGGAACACTCCATCGAGAACAAACACAGCTCGGGAAGTCGTCTGCTACGATCCTCACGTGTCAGCGATGAGAGTCGATCGCGTCAGAGTGCCCTACGCGAACGGGAACGAGAACGGGATAGAGAACGCTCCCGGGGCAGCGAGAAGCATCGCGAAGAGCTGACACGTTCTCGGG AATTACTCGTTTTGGGCTTGCTTATTATGGGTGCCACACAGCCCCAGAGGATGAGCAAACGTTATAG GTCACTCCAGTCGCTCTAG